From one uncultured Paludibacter sp. genomic stretch:
- a CDS encoding Acyltransferase 3: MNENKAHIAWLDTLRTIAILGVILIHICSPIVNMSFGKDFQYWWIGDFLMSATRYAVPVFLMLSGATLLSKEYKLGEFYKRRFFRVFVPLLFWMIVYWIFRYTSLPARMQPHGFENIVRWAINLFLTEGVSKHLWYVYMIVFIYLIIPFLGKFIRSVDRSIIVQLILIWLTLTIISNHHSMNPYRWDGNYLDKFYGYFLYCGYLILGYYIYTYVHVSENNRFIYIFLFMLTVIICAYFAYSRSIKTGRLNLNIYRYLSLTTILQSTCIFTIVKTVRFKKKFHLWFQKTVSDYSFGIYLVHIMILGIFFRHGIFWTMAHPLISVPVVFLLTLITSFIIIFVLRKIPYGKYVSG; encoded by the coding sequence ATGAATGAAAACAAAGCACATATAGCTTGGTTAGACACATTACGCACAATAGCAATACTTGGCGTTATTTTAATTCATATTTGTTCGCCAATTGTAAACATGAGTTTTGGTAAAGATTTCCAATATTGGTGGATCGGAGATTTTTTGATGAGCGCCACTCGGTATGCTGTTCCTGTATTTTTAATGCTTTCGGGAGCCACACTACTAAGCAAAGAATATAAACTCGGTGAATTTTACAAACGACGTTTTTTCCGTGTTTTTGTTCCTCTTTTATTTTGGATGATTGTGTATTGGATTTTTCGTTACACATCGTTACCTGCCAGAATGCAACCTCATGGCTTTGAAAATATTGTACGCTGGGCAATAAACTTATTTCTTACCGAAGGTGTTTCAAAGCATCTCTGGTACGTTTATATGATTGTTTTTATTTATCTGATTATTCCTTTTTTAGGAAAATTTATACGAAGTGTAGATAGATCCATTATTGTTCAACTCATTTTAATTTGGTTGACGCTCACTATAATTTCCAATCACCATTCAATGAATCCTTACCGTTGGGATGGAAATTACTTGGATAAATTCTACGGTTATTTTCTGTATTGTGGCTATTTAATTTTAGGATATTACATTTATACCTACGTTCATGTTTCTGAAAATAATCGTTTTATTTATATATTCCTTTTTATGCTGACAGTGATTATTTGCGCTTATTTTGCATATAGTAGAAGCATAAAAACAGGCAGATTAAATTTGAATATTTACCGCTACTTATCGTTAACCACTATTTTACAATCAACTTGTATTTTTACGATAGTAAAAACCGTCCGTTTCAAAAAGAAATTTCATTTATGGTTTCAAAAAACTGTTAGCGATTACAGTTTCGGAATTTATTTAGTGCATATTATGATTCTTGGCATTTTCTTCCGCCATGGTATTTTTTGGACGATGGCTCATCCTCTCATTTCTGTGCCTGTTGTTTTTCTTCTGACATTGATTACTTCGTTTATAATTATTTTCGTTTTAAGAAAAATTCCTTACGGAAAATATGTTTCAGGATAG
- the folE gene encoding GTP cyclohydrolase 1 → MDLYANNLIEFNEEKTKLLAEKYKEILNILGEDAQREGLLKTPKRVARAMQFFMQGYEQDPEKILRAAMFTEDYRQMVIVKDIDFYSMCEHHMLPFFGKAHVAYIPNKKITGLSKIARVVDIFARRLQVQERLTTQIKECIQNTLEPMGVIVVIEAQHLCMQMRGVQKQHSITTTSDFTGVFQQAKTREEFMELIKR, encoded by the coding sequence ATGGATTTATACGCAAATAATCTGATAGAATTTAACGAAGAAAAAACCAAACTTTTAGCCGAAAAATACAAAGAAATACTGAATATTTTAGGTGAAGACGCACAGCGTGAAGGTTTACTTAAAACTCCAAAACGTGTGGCGAGAGCAATGCAGTTTTTTATGCAGGGTTACGAACAAGATCCTGAAAAAATTCTTCGTGCGGCTATGTTTACCGAAGATTACCGCCAAATGGTAATAGTAAAAGACATTGATTTTTACTCTATGTGCGAACATCACATGCTTCCGTTTTTTGGTAAAGCACACGTAGCATATATTCCAAACAAAAAAATCACCGGTTTAAGTAAAATTGCACGTGTGGTGGACATTTTTGCCCGCCGATTGCAAGTTCAGGAACGGCTTACAACACAAATCAAAGAATGTATTCAAAACACATTGGAACCAATGGGAGTAATTGTTGTGATTGAAGCGCAACACTTGTGTATGCAAATGCGAGGCGTGCAAAAACAACATTCCATTACTACCACTTCCGATTTTACCGGAGTTTTCCAGCAAGCAAAAACCCGTGAGGAATTCATGGAACTGATAAAGAGATAG
- the ndk gene encoding Nucleoside diphosphate kinase, with protein MEKTLVILKPSALXRALVGEVIKRFEMKGLRLAGLKMMQLNDKILDEHYAHLASRPFFKRIKDSMMASPVIVTCWEGKDAVNVVRTMTGVTNSREAAPGTIRGDFGISVQENIIHTSDSVETAVVELKRFFGDDEIFDYNQAMIPFLYANDEI; from the coding sequence ATGGAAAAAACACTTGTTATTTTAAAACCTTCTGCACTCCANCGTGCCCTTGTTGGTGAAGTTATCAAACGATTTGAGATGAAAGGACTTCGCCTGGCGGGTTTAAAAATGATGCAACTTAATGATAAAATTTTAGACGAGCATTATGCTCATCTTGCCAGCCGTCCTTTTTTTAAGCGAATTAAAGATTCTATGATGGCATCTCCTGTAATAGTTACCTGTTGGGAAGGAAAAGATGCTGTAAATGTGGTACGCACAATGACAGGCGTAACCAACAGTCGTGAAGCGGCGCCCGGAACTATTCGTGGAGACTTTGGCATAAGCGTGCAAGAGAACATAATACACACATCTGACTCTGTTGAAACAGCGGTTGTAGAACTGAAACGATTTTTCGGTGATGATGAAATTTTTGATTACAACCAAGCGATGATTCCTTTTTTATATGCTAATGACGAAATTTAA
- the recG gene encoding ATP-dependent DNA helicase RecG: MMDFLQQDIKFLPGVGPKRADLFKTELGIFTVEDLLRHYPYRYVDRSRFYKISEITDENAYIQLRGKILRFEKIGEHHKQRLSAVFSDGEQTIELVWFRGIKFILDKYKTETEYIVFGKPSLFNRRFNLVHPDVDLPSQLPPAEQMGLQPFYNTSEKMKNNFLNSKAIQKILFPVVNQIKNGIPETLPANILERFKLMNLTESLINIHFPKNNDLLSRARQRFKFEELFYIQLSILRQKKWRETNSEGFVFSKIGHFFNSFYHNFLPFELTNAQKRVIKEIRADLISGKQMNRLLQGDVGSGKTLVALMTMLIANDNGFQACIMAPTEILANQHFATISEFLKDMEVEVALLTGSTKQKDRKVIHENLENGKLNILIGTHALIEDKVIFNNLGLVIIDEQHRFGVEQRSRLWAKNNQPPHILVMTATPIPRTLAMTFYGDLSVSAIDELPPGRKPIQTYHYYETKRNALLGFLTKQINTGRQVYVVYPLIQESEKMDLMYLEEGYEYFKEMLPKFQISMVHGKMKPTDKDAEMQKFVLGETQLMVATTVIEVGVNVPNASVMVIESAERFGLSQLHQLRGRVGRGAEQSFCILLTGVKLSKTSRQRMEIMVRTNDGFEIAEADLRLRGPGDMEGTQQSGMPFELKISNLAQDGQMLEIARNTAIDILEKDPALSFPENKILALQIKKMKTNVVNWGAIS; the protein is encoded by the coding sequence ATGATGGATTTTCTTCAACAAGACATAAAATTTCTTCCGGGTGTAGGACCTAAACGCGCCGACTTGTTTAAAACAGAACTCGGCATTTTTACGGTAGAAGATTTACTGCGTCATTATCCTTATCGATACGTGGATAGAAGCCGGTTTTACAAAATTAGTGAAATTACGGATGAAAACGCTTACATCCAATTGAGAGGAAAAATCTTGCGTTTTGAGAAAATCGGCGAACATCACAAGCAGCGTCTTTCGGCTGTTTTTTCCGATGGCGAACAAACCATTGAGCTCGTTTGGTTTCGAGGAATTAAATTTATTCTCGATAAATACAAAACAGAAACNGAATACATCGTTTTCGGGAAACCTTCTCTTTTTAACAGAAGATTCAATCTTGTTCATCCCGATGTGGATTTGCCTTCGCAACTTCCACCCGCGGAACAAATGGGTTTGCAACCGTTTTACAACACTTCGGAAAAGATGAAAAACAATTTTCTCAATTCCAAAGCCATTCAAAAAATACTTTTCCCGGTTGTGAATCAAATAAAAAACGGAATTCCTGAAACACTTCCCGCCAATATTTTGGAACGATTTAAATTGATGAACTTGACCGAATCGTTGATTAACATTCATTTTCCAAAAAACAACGATTTACTTTCGCGCGCGCGTCAACGATTTAAGTTTGAAGAACTTTTTTACATACAATTAAGCATTTTACGTCAGAAAAAATGGCGTGAAACCAATTCCGAAGGATTTGTTTTTTCTAAAATAGGTCATTTCTTCAATTCGTTTTATCACAATTTTTTACCTTTTGAACTTACCAACGCGCAGAAACGGGTAATAAAAGAAATTCGTGCCGATTTAATTTCAGGGAAACAAATGAACCGGCTATTACAAGGCGATGTTGGCAGCGGAAAAACGCTTGTGGCTTTAATGACCATGCTTATTGCCAATGATAATGGTTTTCAGGCGTGCATTATGGCTCCCACAGAAATTCTTGCTAATCAACATTTTGCAACCATATCGGAATTTCTGAAAGATATGGAAGTGGAAGTAGCGCTTTTAACCGGTTCCACCAAGCAAAAAGACCGAAAAGTAATTCACGAAAATCTCGAAAACGGGAAACTGAATATTCTTATCGGTACACATGCTTTAATAGAAGATAAAGTAATTTTCAATAATCTCGGATTGGTAATTATTGATGAACAACACCGTTTTGGCGTGGAACAACGTTCGCGCTTGTGGGCAAAAAACAACCAACCGCCGCATATTCTGGTGATGACCGCCACGCCTATTCCGCGTACCCTCGCAATGACTTTTTATGGAGATTTAAGTGTTTCTGCCATTGATGAACTTCCTCCGGGCAGAAAACCTATCCAAACTTATCATTATTACGAAACAAAACGAAACGCGCTGCTCGGTTTTCTTACCAAACAAATAAATACAGGACGTCAAGTGTATGTGGTTTATCCTCTGATACAAGAATCGGAAAAAATGGATTTGATGTATTTGGAAGAAGGATACGAATATTTCAAGGAAATGTTACCGAAATTTCAGATAAGTATGGTTCACGGCAAAATGAAGCCGACAGATAAAGATGCAGAGATGCAGAAATTTGTTTTAGGAGAAACGCAATTAATGGTTGCAACTACGGTTATTGAAGTTGGCGTAAATGTTCCAAACGCATCGGTAATGGTTATTGAAAGCGCTGAAAGGTTTGGACTTTCGCAGTTGCATCAGTTGAGAGGAAGAGTAGGACGAGGCGCAGAGCAGTCTTTTTGTATTTTACTTACAGGCGTCAAATTAAGCAAAACCTCCCGTCAGCGGATGGAAATTATGGTACGCACCAACGATGGTTTTGAAATTGCTGAAGCCGATTTACGATTAAGAGGACCGGGAGATATGGAAGGAACACAACAAAGCGGAATGCCTTTTGAGTTGAAAATAAGCAACTTAGCACAAGATGGACAAATGCTCGAAATTGCTCGAAACACCGCCATTGATATTCTTGAAAAAGATCCGGCGCTTTCATTTCCTGAAAATAAAATATTGGCTTTACAAATTAAAAAAATGAAAACAAACGTAGTAAATTGGGGTGCGATTAGTTAA
- the ydcP gene encoding Uncharacterized protease YdcP, whose product MRTIELLSPAKNLECGLAAINHGADSVYIGAPAFSARSAAGNSIADIEALVKYAHRFRAKVLVALNTILTDAQLHEAEKLIHQIYETGADALIVQDMGILQLDIPPIALHASTQTDNRTLEKVKFLQDVGFSRAVLARELTLNQIKQISQNTDIELECFIHGALCVSYSGQCYISEAMTGRSANRGECSQYCRLPYSLTDAGGNLLIKNKHLLSLKDLDMSEHLEELIDAGITSFKIEGRLKDADYVKNITAFYRKKLDAILEQKKDIQKSSLGKTTFFFEPNPEKSFRRGATDYFFEGRKTEQSQIDTPKSLGEEIGRATYVGSNFIEIQTNKEIHNGDGLCFLNNEGVLQGFRVNKIENKKIFPLEKPNIEKNTLVFRNQDHEFDKILSGKTSERKMEVNMEFSEKENGFSIQITDEENITVSMDFPTEKQPAKNAATAKQNIVNQLSKLGNTIFEAKNISVKTNADWFIPASQINEWRRQIVDLLETEREKQYHWEKRKPALENVTFPGEKLTYLGNVINEKAAEFYRQFGVQEILPGFEVKAEEDVPLMYCKYCVKHALGWCPKEGYKAAFKEPLFLHHKNEKFRLEFDCKKCEMRVYSETKR is encoded by the coding sequence ATGCGAACAATAGAACTTCTATCACCTGCCAAAAATCTTGAATGTGGTTTGGCTGCCATAAATCACGGCGCTGACTCTGTGTACATTGGAGCGCCTGCGTTTAGCGCACGTTCTGCCGCAGGAAATTCCATTGCCGATATTGAAGCGCTTGTCAAATACGCTCATCGTTTCCGTGCTAAAGTATTGGTTGCGCTAAATACGATTCTTACCGATGCTCAACTTCACGAAGCGGAAAAACTTATCCATCAGATTTATGAAACCGGAGCAGATGCTTTGATTGTGCAAGATATGGGAATTTTGCAGTTGGACATTCCTCCCATCGCACTTCACGCCAGCACACAAACCGATAATCGCACACTTGAAAAAGTAAAATTTCTTCAAGATGTTGGATTTTCTCGTGCGGTTTTGGCGCGTGAACTTACGCTGAATCAAATAAAACAAATTTCACAAAATACAGATATTGAGTTGGAATGCTTTATACACGGCGCTTTGTGTGTGAGTTACAGCGGGCAATGTTACATCAGCGAGGCAATGACGGGACGAAGCGCCAATCGCGGCGAATGCTCTCAATATTGCCGTTTGCCATATTCACTTACCGATGCGGGTGGAAATCTTTTAATCAAAAATAAACATTTGTTATCTCTGAAGGATTTGGATATGTCGGAACATTTGGAAGAACTGATTGACGCGGGAATTACTTCTTTTAAAATTGAAGGAAGATTAAAAGATGCTGATTACGTGAAAAATATCACCGCTTTTTATCGAAAAAAGTTGGATGCAATTTTAGAACAAAAAAAAGATATTCAAAAATCTTCTTTAGGAAAAACAACCTTTTTCTTTGAACCCAATCCTGAAAAATCCTTCAGACGCGGAGCCACAGATTATTTTTTTGAAGGGAGAAAAACAGAACAATCTCAAATTGATACGCCAAAATCATTGGGAGAAGAAATAGGCAGAGCAACTTATGTGGGCAGTAATTTTATTGAAATTCAAACTAATAAAGAGATACACAACGGCGACGGACTTTGTTTTTTAAATAACGAAGGCGTTTTGCAAGGATTTCGTGTGAATAAAATCGAGAATAAAAAAATATTCCCTTTAGAAAAACCGAATATTGAAAAAAACACGCTTGTTTTCCGTAATCAAGACCACGAATTTGACAAAATTTTATCAGGGAAAACTTCCGAAAGAAAAATGGAAGTAAATATGGAATTTTCAGAAAAGGAGAACGGATTTTCCATTCAAATAACCGATGAAGAAAACATTACCGTTTCTATGGATTTTCCAACGGAAAAACAACCGGCAAAAAATGCAGCAACTGCTAAACAAAATATTGTAAATCAACTTTCAAAGCTTGGAAACACCATTTTCGAAGCAAAAAATATATCTGTAAAAACAAATGCCGATTGGTTTATTCCTGCATCTCAAATCAATGAATGGCGTAGACAAATTGTTGATTTATTGGAAACAGAAAGAGAAAAACAATATCATTGGGAAAAAAGAAAACCTGCTTTAGAGAATGTGACTTTTCCCGGGGAAAAACTTACTTATCTCGGAAATGTAATCAACGAAAAAGCTGCAGAGTTTTATCGTCAGTTTGGTGTACAGGAAATTTTACCCGGTTTTGAAGTAAAAGCAGAAGAGGATGTGCCGTTAATGTATTGCAAATACTGCGTCAAACACGCGCTGGGTTGGTGTCCGAAAGAAGGTTATAAAGCTGCATTTAAAGAACCTCTGTTTTTGCATCATAAAAACGAAAAATTCCGCTTGGAATTTGATTGTAAAAAATGTGAGATGAGAGTTTACAGTGAGACAAAAAGATAA
- the recA gene encoding DNA strand exchange and recombination protein with protease and nuclease activity (Evidence 2a : Function from experimental evidences in other organisms; PubMedId : 1731246, 1731253, 2274037, 6244554, 6930655, 9033586; Product type e : enzyme), whose amino-acid sequence MAEKQEDIKKPSSDKLKALQLAMDKIEKDHGKGTIMKMGDSKVEDIAVIPTGSIGLNMALGVGGYPRGRVIEIYGPESSGKTTLAIHAIAEAQKAGGIAAFIDAEHAFDRFYAEKLGVNTDELLISQPDSGEQALEIADQLIRSAAVDIIVIDSVAALTPKAELEGDMGDSKMGLQARLMSQALRKLTATINKTSTTCIFINQLRDKIGVMFGNPETTTGGNALKFYSSVRLDIRRISQLKDGDEVVGNQTRVKVVKNKVAPPFRKAEFDIMFGEGISRTGEIIDLGVEYGIVKKSGSWFSYGDTKLAQGRDAAKNVIKDNPELAAELEAKIMEAVKSSK is encoded by the coding sequence ATGGCAGAAAAACAAGAAGATATTAAAAAACCATCGTCAGACAAGCTGAAAGCGTTGCAGTTGGCAATGGACAAAATAGAAAAAGACCACGGCAAAGGAACTATAATGAAAATGGGCGACAGCAAAGTGGAAGATATTGCGGTTATTCCCACAGGTTCCATTGGACTGAATATGGCTCTTGGCGTTGGCGGTTATCCTCGCGGACGCGTAATTGAAATTTACGGGCCGGAATCATCGGGAAAAACCACATTAGCTATTCACGCCATCGCTGAAGCGCAAAAAGCAGGCGGAATTGCCGCTTTCATTGATGCAGAACATGCTTTCGACCGTTTTTATGCGGAAAAATTGGGCGTAAATACCGATGAATTATTGATTTCGCAACCGGATAGCGGCGAACAAGCATTGGAAATTGCAGATCAACTGATTCGTTCGGCTGCGGTAGATATTATTGTGATTGACTCTGTTGCGGCTTTAACTCCAAAAGCTGAATTGGAAGGAGATATGGGCGATTCAAAAATGGGTTTGCAAGCCCGTTTAATGTCGCAAGCGTTGCGTAAATTAACAGCTACCATCAATAAAACAAGTACAACCTGCATTTTTATCAACCAATTACGTGATAAAATTGGAGTAATGTTTGGTAATCCCGAAACTACCACCGGTGGTAATGCGTTAAAATTCTATTCCTCTGTACGTTTGGATATTCGTCGTATAAGCCAGTTGAAAGATGGCGATGAAGTGGTTGGAAATCAAACCCGTGTAAAAGTAGTAAAAAACAAAGTGGCTCCTCCGTTCCGTAAAGCAGAATTTGACATTATGTTTGGTGAAGGAATTTCACGCACAGGTGAAATTATTGATTTGGGCGTGGAATACGGTATTGTAAAGAAAAGCGGTTCGTGGTTTAGTTACGGCGATACCAAACTGGCGCAAGGACGCGACGCTGCTAAAAATGTAATCAAAGACAATCCGGAATTAGCTGCTGAATTGGAAGCGAAAATTATGGAAGCCGTAAAAAGTAGTAAGTAG
- the ispD gene encoding 2-C-methyl-D-erythritol 4-phosphate cytidylyltransferase: MKQKNSVIVVAGGKGLRMNSDVPKQFLELCGKPVLMRTLERFHSFSNTMPIILVLPVEQIEFWKNLCVKYNFNIPHTIVEGGKERFFSVKNGLNKVTAEFVAIHDGVRPLVSLETIERCFREVEKYNAVIPVVDVIDSIRFAESDEISKPMDRTKYKLVQTPQVFRTEILKISYELPYSENFTDDASVIETAGYKVKLVEGNRENIKITTEIDLKTAESLLK; the protein is encoded by the coding sequence ATGAAACAGAAAAACAGCGTAATTGTTGTGGCTGGCGGAAAAGGATTAAGAATGAATTCCGATGTTCCAAAGCAGTTTCTTGAATTATGTGGAAAACCTGTATTAATGCGTACATTAGAACGTTTTCATAGTTTTTCAAACACAATGCCGATAATTTTGGTTTTACCTGTCGAACAAATTGAATTTTGGAAAAATCTTTGTGTAAAATATAATTTCAATATTCCACATACAATAGTTGAAGGTGGGAAAGAACGTTTTTTTTCGGTTAAAAACGGATTGAACAAAGTAACTGCGGAATTTGTCGCCATTCATGACGGAGTGAGACCTTTGGTAAGTTTAGAAACAATTGAAAGATGTTTTAGAGAAGTTGAAAAATACAATGCTGTAATTCCTGTAGTAGATGTAATTGACAGCATTCGATTTGCTGAAAGTGATGAGATAAGCAAACCGATGGACAGAACAAAATATAAATTAGTGCAAACGCCACAAGTTTTTCGAACCGAAATTTTGAAAATCAGTTACGAACTTCCCTATTCTGAGAATTTTACGGACGATGCTTCCGTTATCGAAACCGCGGGATACAAAGTAAAATTGGTGGAAGGAAACCGTGAAAACATCAAAATTACCACTGAAATAGATTTAAAAACAGCAGAATCACTTTTAAAATAA
- the metA gene encoding homoserine transsuccinylase (Evidence 2a : Function from experimental evidences in other organisms; PubMedId : 10572016, 20042598, 2654885, 6094503; Product type e : enzyme) codes for MPLNIPKELPAVEVLRKENIFVMDSERASTQEIRPLKIVILNLMPLKITTETDLIRLLSNSPLQIEVDFMKLKSHRSKNTPIEHMVTFYKTFDKIKKSNYDGMIITGAPVEHLEFEEVTYWEEIKQIFDWAHSHVTSTLYICWAAQAGMYHFYGIPKYPLSEKMFGVFEHKTYDKLNPIFRGFDDVFHVPHSRHTEVRKADILKVSELTLLSESEESGVYMVMARNGRDFFITGHSEYSANTLDTEYKRDLKKGLPIKIPKNYYRNDNPENEPLVRWRSNANLMFTNWLNYFVYQETPYDISSIK; via the coding sequence ATGCCTTTAAACATTCCAAAAGAATTACCCGCAGTAGAAGTGTTGCGAAAAGAGAATATTTTCGTAATGGACTCGGAACGTGCTTCAACTCAGGAAATACGTCCGCTTAAAATAGTGATACTCAACCTAATGCCTTTAAAAATCACTACTGAAACCGATTTAATCCGTTTGCTTTCCAATTCTCCTTTGCAAATAGAAGTTGATTTTATGAAACTAAAAAGTCATCGTTCAAAAAACACACCTATTGAACACATGGTTACTTTTTACAAAACATTCGATAAAATAAAAAAAAGTAACTACGACGGAATGATTATAACCGGCGCTCCTGTAGAACATCTTGAATTTGAAGAGGTTACTTACTGGGAAGAAATAAAACAGATTTTTGATTGGGCGCATTCACACGTTACTTCCACGCTTTATATTTGCTGGGCGGCGCAAGCAGGAATGTATCATTTTTATGGAATTCCAAAATATCCGCTGTCTGAAAAAATGTTTGGCGTTTTCGAACATAAAACATACGACAAATTAAATCCTATTTTCCGTGGATTCGACGATGTTTTCCACGTTCCTCACAGTCGCCATACTGAAGTGAGGAAAGCAGATATTTTAAAAGTTTCGGAATTGACATTACTTTCAGAATCAGAAGAATCGGGCGTATATATGGTAATGGCACGCAACGGACGCGACTTTTTTATTACGGGACATTCCGAATATTCTGCAAATACACTTGACACAGAATACAAACGCGACCTTAAAAAAGGTTTACCCATAAAAATACCTAAGAATTATTACCGCAACGATAATCCTGAAAATGAACCGCTTGTACGTTGGAGAAGTAACGCTAACCTAATGTTTACCAATTGGCTGAACTACTTTGTATATCAGGAAACACCATACGATATTTCGAGTATAAAATAG
- a CDS encoding Sporulation domain-containing protein yields MKKIFLLTGIILLSANILRSQDVTTMETEDIIKSIENDNAISLSKITFHQDSRIEDLLNTYINRIDLTMPYSGVGYRVQVFSSNNYKTAKTDATRIERQLRNAFPHHQVYVTYASPFWKVRVGNFRTADDAQKLRSDILKIFPELRKDCYTVRENRVKIN; encoded by the coding sequence ATGAAAAAAATATTTTTATTAACAGGAATTATTTTACTCAGTGCGAATATTTTACGCTCTCAAGATGTTACTACAATGGAAACGGAGGATATAATCAAGTCAATCGAAAATGACAATGCAATATCCTTATCAAAAATTACGTTTCATCAAGACAGCCGCATAGAAGATTTACTCAATACGTACATCAATCGTATTGATCTTACTATGCCTTATTCCGGAGTAGGTTATCGCGTACAGGTTTTTTCAAGCAATAATTATAAAACAGCCAAAACCGATGCCACACGAATAGAACGTCAACTTCGGAATGCTTTTCCTCACCATCAGGTATATGTTACTTATGCTTCTCCGTTTTGGAAAGTGCGTGTTGGTAATTTTCGTACAGCAGACGATGCCCAAAAACTTCGTTCCGATATATTAAAAATTTTTCCCGAGTTGCGTAAAGATTGCTATACTGTGAGAGAAAATAGAGTTAAAATTAATTGA
- a CDS encoding Extracellular solute-binding protein family 3: MFSNRKKIGLGIFSVLIILFFLFFLRKTTEKESAFRDFDNIKKSGRLRIVTDESSLGFRTTENKISGFNYQIAKAFADSLGLELEIGTTNNLDSCIEGVLNDKYDIIAVCIPTTNEMKKELAFSIPVYNSHQVLVQLSDSVKNENASNLHFLANDSICITTSSPHKLRLENLSNEIAQPIKTVEIQSKNXEDLVKMVSEGEIKYTICDELQAKKLKTLYPNINIETAVGFNQPLAWGLNPKSKQLLEKLNNFLNDFLSSSDYWNIYRRYF; this comes from the coding sequence ATGTTTTCAAACCGAAAAAAAATCGGATTAGGAATATTTTCAGTACTGATAATTCTATTTTTTCTGTTCTTTTTAAGAAAAACAACAGAAAAAGAATCTGCTTTTAGAGATTTTGATAATATAAAAAAATCCGGCAGGTTAAGAATTGTTACTGATGAAAGTTCGCTCGGATTCAGGACAACAGAAAATAAAATTTCCGGATTCAATTACCAAATAGCAAAAGCGTTTGCAGATTCCTTGGGATTGGAATTGGAAATTGGCACAACAAACAATTTAGACTCATGTATTGAAGGAGTTTTGAACGACAAATACGACATTATTGCCGTTTGTATTCCAACTACAAATGAGATGAAAAAAGAATTGGCTTTTTCAATTCCGGTATATAACAGTCATCAAGTGCTTGTACAATTGTCCGATTCTGTGAAAAATGAAAACGCGTCGAATCTCCATTTTTTAGCTAACGACAGTATTTGTATCACAACAAGTTCGCCCCATAAATTGCGTTTGGAAAACTTATCAAACGAAATAGCACAACCAATAAAAACAGTTGAGATACAATCAAAAAACANGGAAGATTTAGTAAAAATGGTATCGGAAGGAGAAATAAAATATACTATTTGCGACGAACTTCAAGCAAAAAAACTAAAAACGCTTTATCCGAATATAAACATTGAAACCGCTGTTGGATTTAACCAACCTTTGGCTTGGGGTCTGAATCCCAAGTCAAAACAATTGCTTGAAAAACTGAATAATTTTCTGAACGATTTTTTATCCTCTTCAGATTATTGGAATATTTATAGAAGATATTTTTGA